The following are encoded together in the Nymphaea colorata isolate Beijing-Zhang1983 chromosome 14, ASM883128v2, whole genome shotgun sequence genome:
- the LOC116267481 gene encoding ATP-dependent helicase hrq1-like: MDFFGGKLLGVTATNALELGIDVGHIDATLHLGFPGSVASLWQQAGRSGRRENASLSIYIAFEGPLDQYFMKFPQKLFGRSIENCQIDVHNKQILEQHITCAAFEHPLSLQLDAKYFGSRLEDTITTLRTKGNLGHESCITSVRTWVYVGREKIPSHPIGIHSTENDKYQVIDETTSAVIEEIEESKAFFQVYEGAVYMQQGKSYLVRVIDLSAKIAMCRKVDLKYYTKTRDYTDIHVFGGEYAYPAKMTGMNYQRTTARVTACKVTTKWFGFYKIWRRTNKIFDKVDLFLPEYSYESQAVWIRVPEPTKIKVEAQNLPLRTGLHAASHAILNLVPLCIMSNSSDLGTECANPHESRYFPARLLLYDQQPGGVGISAQVQPLFGDLLIASLELIRSCSCLGDKGCPNCVQNFSCSEYNEVLSKTAAILVLEGVIESENLKAT, from the exons ATGGATTTCTTTGGTGGGAAGCTTTTGGGGGTTACTGCAACGAATGCACTTGAACTAGGGATTGACGTTGGCCATATTGATGCTACGCTACATCTAGGATTTCCTGGTAGTGTTGCTAG CTTGTGGCAGCAAGCTGGGCGGTCTGGAAGAAGGGAAAATGCATCATTGTCTATATACATTGCATTTGAAGGACCTCTGGATcagtatttcatgaaatttCCGCAGAAACTTTTTGGAAGGTCTATTGAGAATTGTCAAATTGATGTTCACAACAAGCAG ATTTTAGAGCAACATATTACTTGTGCTGCTTTTGAGCATCCATTGTCTTTGCAACTTGATGCCAAATACTTTGGTTCCAGGCTAGAGGATACAATAACAACCCTCAGGACTAAAGGGAACTTAGGTCATGAATCATGCATTACCTCTGTCAGAACATGGGTTTATGTAGGGCGTGAG AAAATCCCTTCACATCCAATTGGCATCCATTCAACAGAAAATGATAAGTATCAAGTAATCGACGAGACTACAAGTGCTGTGATCGAGGAGATTGAAGAAAGCAAAGCCTTCTTTCAG GTTTATGAAGGtgctgtctatatgcaacaaggGAAATCTTACCTGGTTAGAGTGATAGATTTATCTGCAAAGATTGCTATGTGTAGAAAAGTGGATTTGAAGTACTACACAAAAACACGTGATTATACTGATATTCATGTTTTTGGTGGTGAATAT GCATATCCTGCTAAGATGACTGGAATGAACTATCAGAGAACAACAGCTCGGGTGACTGCATGTAAAGTAACAACCAAATGGTTTGGCTTCTATAAAATTTGGAGAAGAACTAACAAGATCTTTGACAAAGTTGATCTATTTCTACCAGAATATTCTTATGAATCTCAG GCTGTTTGGATTCGTGTTCCTGAACCAACCAAAATAAAGGTGGAAGCTCAGAATCTTCCATTACGCACAGGGCTTCATGCTGCTTCTCATGCAATACTTAATTTGGTACCTTT GTGTATAATGTCAAATTCTTCAGACTTGGGGACAGAGTGTGCAAATCCACATGAATCTCGTTATTTTCCAGCAAGACTACTCTTGTATGACCAGCAACCTGGTGGAGTTGGTATTTCAGCACAG GTACAACCACTATTTGGAGACCTTTTAATTGCTTCATTGGAACTTATTAGATCATGTAGCTGCTTGGGAGATAAAGGCTGTCCAAACTGTGTGCAG AATTTTTCTTGTTCCGAGTATAATGAAGTTCTGAGCAAGACTGCTGCCATTTTAGTTCTTGAG GGTGTCATTGAGTCGGAAAATTTAAAGGCAACATGA